Part of the Permianibacter fluminis genome, CCTGGGCACAAATGGTGTCGGAAATCTGCGGCGTTTCGATACCGGTGATGGCAACGATATCGCCGGCGCTGGCCTCTTCCACTTCGGTCCGTTCCAGACCCATGTAGCCGAGCACCTGACCGATTTTGGCGTTGTAGGTTTTGCCTTCGCGGCTGATCACGGTGACCTGTTGGTTACGCTTGACCTTGCCGCGGGTGATGCGGCCGATCGAGATCGCGCCGACATAAGACGAGTAATCCAGCTGCGACACTTGCATCTGCAGCGGGCCGTCCATGTTCACTTTTGGCGGCGCGACGTGACGGACAATGGCGTCGAACAGCGGGGTCATGTCGCCTTCGCGCACTTCGGCTTCGAGACCGGCGTAACCGCCGAGTGCCGAGCAGTAGATGACCGGGAAATCGAGTTGCTCGTCATTGGCACCGAGGCGGTCGAACAGATCGAACACTTGGTCGATGACCCAGTGCGGACGCGCGCCCGGACGGTCCACCTTGTTGACCACGACGATAGGCTTCAAGCCGTGCTTGAAGGCTTTCTGGGTGACGAAGCGGGTTTGCGGCATCGGGCCGTCAACGGCGTCAACGACCAGCAGCACCGAGTCGACCATCGACAGAATCCGTTCGACTTCACCGCCAAAGTCAGCGTGGCCGGGGGTGTCGACGATGTTGATGCGGTAGTCGTTCCAGCGAATCGCGGTGTTCTTGGCCAGAATGGTGATGCCGCGTTCTTTTTCCAGCGGGTTCGAGTCCATGACCCGTTCGGTCGGAGCGGCGCGTTCGCCCAGCGTGCCTGATTGTTGCAGCAGTTTGTCGACCAGCGTGGTTTTGCCATGGTCGACGTGAGCGATGATGGCGATATTGCGAAGCTTCTCAAGCACGGTAAGGACTCAAAACAGGCCCGGCCCGGGTGGCGGGATTGCCATCCAGACGGTGAACCGGAAAAATAAGGGGCGGTATTCTACCCTGCTCTGCTGCTGGTCACTATCTGTTCAAGAAAAGAAACTTAGCCCACAAAACGGGAACCTCATGGCCTTCCTCTCTGCCCTTTTCAGTGCTTTTGTCCTGGTTTTCGTTGCCGAGCTTGGTGACAAGACCCAGTTGGCCTGCATGACGCTGGCCACCCGCTACCCGGCCCGCAAGGTGCTGCTCGGGGTATCGGCCGCCTTTGTTTTGCTCAGTGTGCTGGCCGTGACGGTTGGCAAATTGCTGACCCAGCTGGTGCCAGCGTACCTGCTGTCGCTGGTCGTCGCGCTGCTGTTCTTCTGGTTTGCCTGGCAGGCGCTGCAGGCCGAACCGGAGGAGGACACCGGCCCGGCCAACGGCCACAAGAGCGCGGTCATGGCGGCCTTCAGCATGATTTTCTTCGCCGAGCTGGGCGACAAAACCCAGCTGGCGACGGCGGGCCTCGCAACCGAGCTGTCAGTGCTGGCGGTGGCCATCGGTGCCGCGGCGGCGTTGATCACCAGTGCCGCGCTCGCCATCTGGGCCGGCAAACAGCTGCGCGGCCGCCTGTCGCCGCGCGTGCTGGCGCGGGGCGCGGCCGCGCTGTTTGCCCTGTTCGGGCTGCTGGCGCTGTGGCGGGCCCTGGATCGGGGTTTGCTCGGCTGAATGCGCTTGGTGATTGGCGCGGGGCGGTCACAGTGAACCGGAGCGGCGGAAGTCGGGGCTGCTGGCGTTTTCGGCGTTGACGACCTGATTGCGACCGCCGCTCTTGGCGACGTACAGCGCGTGGTCGGCGCGCTGGATCATGGCTTGCAGGTTCAGATCGCCAGCGCGGCCGGTGTACACGCCGATGCTGACGGTCATGGCGAGATGGCCGGCGGTGGTGACCATTGGCGTTTGCGCCAGACTCTGACAGAAACGGCTGGCGATGAGCTCGGCATCGCGCGCCGACACGCCGTTCAGCAGCGCGCAAAATTCCTCGCCGCCCATGCGGCCGCTGGCATCGTTGGCGCGCAGATGATTGCGCAGGCGCCGACCCATTTCCTGCAACACTTCATCGCCGACGGCATGGCCATGGCTGTCGTTGATTTTCTTGAAATGATCCAGATCGAACATCAGCACGGCAATCTGGGCGCTGTCGAGCCTGGCCCGGTGCAATTGCCATTCGGCGTGTTCCATGAAACCGCGCCGGTTGAGCAGGCCGGTGAGTGCGTCGGTCATCGCGGCCTTGTGCCAGTTCAGCGTTTCCTGCTCAAGCTCGTCGCGGACTTTCAACAGAAAGCTGCCGACGCCATTCAGGGCGAAATCAATCAGCATGGTATTGGCCGCAAAAGCCACCAGCATGATGAACAAGTCAGTCCACAGCTGCACAGCAGGAAGCGCGCCCGATACCGGCACAACATAGCCGCGTGATTCGGCGTAGCCGACGAAAACGGCGGCGGCGAACAACGACAGGCTGTAGCGCCAGTAGTGTTTGCGCGACAGCATCAGGCCAGCGAAAACCGTTACCGGAAAAACCAGGAACAAGGCACCGTCATTGCTGCCCTCGCCCATCAGTGCCAGCGCCGTGATGAAGATCAGCAAAAAATTCAGCAGCAGCGATCGGGCCAGTCGGTGCTGGCCGCGTTGCCGGGCAAGATCGCCGACGCCGACCACCAGCAGACCGGCAACAATCGATCCGATGATGCCGGCCTGAAAGTACAGCAGCGCCACCACGAGTCCAATCAGCAACAACACCAGCGTCAACCGGTAGACCTGCTTGAGCAGCAGTTCACGATGTTGGGCATCGAGGCGCAGCCGCTGTGTCGACATGATGGGTTTCCGCTCAGGCTGCGGCCAGGCGCAGGCTGTTGCGGCCGGCGTGCTTGGCATCGTACAACGCCTGATCGACCCGCTGGATCAGCCCAGCGACGGACTCCGCCGGTTGCAGGCTGGCAACGCCAAAACTGCCGGTGACGGTGATCAGGTCCAGCACGCGGTGCTGGGCCAAGGCACCGCGCAATTTCTCGGCCAGTTGCGCTGCTTGTTCGACCGTGGTTTCGGGGCAGAGGATCAAGAACTCTTCACCGCCCCAGCGACCACAGCGATCGTGCTGGCGAATTTGTTGCCGCACCAGTGCGGCAATGGCGACCAGCACTTTGTCACCCACCGGATGGCCGTGTTGATCATTGATCTGCTTGAACAGATCCAGATCAAACAGGATCACCGACAGCGGGCGTTGATAGCGATGGGCGCGTTCGAGCTCTTGTTGCAGTTCGCGATCCAGTTTCAGCCGGTTGTAGCTGCCGGTAAGGTGATCAGTTTCACTGAGCCGCTCCAGCTCGGCATTTTTTTCCGCCAGAATGCGATTGAACTGACCGATTTTGTGGTTGCGATACAACAAAAAAGCAAACAACACCAGAGCGGCGGCGGCCAGCTGCCACAACCGGGTGTAATCGACCCGGTTGATCACCGGCACCTTGAAGCCTCGCTCAACAATATCGTGCGCCGTCAAGGGTGGCAGCGTGGCTATCGCTTTGTTAATCGCCGCCAACAGCAGTGGATCATCTTTTCGCACACCGACGCGGTAGACATTCTGGTACGGCGTCTGGCCGGAAATTTTCAGATTGCCGAGGCCCTGTTGCTGAATCATCGGCAGTGCGCTGCGCAGTGCTTCGAAGGTGGCGTAAAGCTCGCCGGTCGAGACCCGTTCCAGCGCATCGGATACGGTCAGGGTTGGGATGATCTGGATGTCCGGATAATCGCGCCGGATCAATTCCTCCAGCCGGTAACCCGGAACAACGCCGACTTGTTTGCCACGCAACGCGCTCATGCCTTCCAGGTAGCCGATATCGTCACGAGTGATGATCAGGGTGTCGTCTTGCAGATAAGGCGTGCTGAAATTCATGTAGCGCTGGCGCGCCGGGGTTTCGTTCAGCATGGCGATCAAATCGCAGCGGCCCTGCTCCATCCAGCGCAAGCTCTCGGCCCAGCTTTCGGTCAGCTGGATTTGCAGTGGCAATTCGAGCATTTGGCTGTAGTGGCCGAGAAATTCGGCGGCAATGCCGGTGTAACGGCCTTGCTCATCGAGTTGCTCGAAGGGGGCGTAGTGTGGGTCGACGCAGACCCGTGCCTGGCCCAATTCGCGCAGATGGGCCTGCTCTTCGGTGCTCAGTTCCAGTTCTGCCGCGCAGGCCGGTCCGCAGGCCAACGCCGCCAGCAGCGCGCCGAACAATAACCGGGAAACAGCAGCAACAGCGGCCAGCATCTGCGAACGGGCATCCTGCGCGCGATCAGAGAGTCTCAACTGTAGTCCATGCCGGCTGGGCGGTTAGCCGCGGCGGCCGCTTTCCGACTGTCGGGGCCGGCAATCCCCCGTGTTGGTGGGACTGCCGTGGTCGGTGCTCAAGATGCGGTCAGTGCTGCTTTGGGGCCTCTTCTGGAAAAACCCGTTTCAGTCAGGGCCAGCTTCAGGAAAGGGCTCGCTTCAAGAAAGACCCTTTTCAGTGATAACCAGCCTCGATCGGCCCGCGGAAGACCCGATAACTCCAAAAGGTGTAACCGAGGATCATCGGCAGCAGCAGCAAGACACCGATCAGCACCACCTTCATCGAGCCGGGATGGGCGGCGGCCTGCCACAGATCGAGCCGACCCGGCACCAGCCACGGGAACAGCGAGATCACCAGCCCGGCAAAGCCGAGCAGGAACACCGCCACGGT contains:
- a CDS encoding TMEM165/GDT1 family protein; amino-acid sequence: MAFLSALFSAFVLVFVAELGDKTQLACMTLATRYPARKVLLGVSAAFVLLSVLAVTVGKLLTQLVPAYLLSLVVALLFFWFAWQALQAEPEEDTGPANGHKSAVMAAFSMIFFAELGDKTQLATAGLATELSVLAVAIGAAAALITSAALAIWAGKQLRGRLSPRVLARGAAALFALFGLLALWRALDRGLLG
- a CDS encoding GGDEF domain-containing protein gives rise to the protein MSTQRLRLDAQHRELLLKQVYRLTLVLLLIGLVVALLYFQAGIIGSIVAGLLVVGVGDLARQRGQHRLARSLLLNFLLIFITALALMGEGSNDGALFLVFPVTVFAGLMLSRKHYWRYSLSLFAAAVFVGYAESRGYVVPVSGALPAVQLWTDLFIMLVAFAANTMLIDFALNGVGSFLLKVRDELEQETLNWHKAAMTDALTGLLNRRGFMEHAEWQLHRARLDSAQIAVLMFDLDHFKKINDSHGHAVGDEVLQEMGRRLRNHLRANDASGRMGGEEFCALLNGVSARDAELIASRFCQSLAQTPMVTTAGHLAMTVSIGVYTGRAGDLNLQAMIQRADHALYVAKSGGRNQVVNAENASSPDFRRSGSL
- a CDS encoding diguanylate cyclase, whose protein sequence is MRLSDRAQDARSQMLAAVAAVSRLLFGALLAALACGPACAAELELSTEEQAHLRELGQARVCVDPHYAPFEQLDEQGRYTGIAAEFLGHYSQMLELPLQIQLTESWAESLRWMEQGRCDLIAMLNETPARQRYMNFSTPYLQDDTLIITRDDIGYLEGMSALRGKQVGVVPGYRLEELIRRDYPDIQIIPTLTVSDALERVSTGELYATFEALRSALPMIQQQGLGNLKISGQTPYQNVYRVGVRKDDPLLLAAINKAIATLPPLTAHDIVERGFKVPVINRVDYTRLWQLAAAALVLFAFLLYRNHKIGQFNRILAEKNAELERLSETDHLTGSYNRLKLDRELQQELERAHRYQRPLSVILFDLDLFKQINDQHGHPVGDKVLVAIAALVRQQIRQHDRCGRWGGEEFLILCPETTVEQAAQLAEKLRGALAQHRVLDLITVTGSFGVASLQPAESVAGLIQRVDQALYDAKHAGRNSLRLAAA